The DNA sequence GTAAGAAAAGAAGTGTCCATATCAATTCGTTTAAGGAGTTTCTTATATATGGACTAAAGTATGTATTTCCTGTTGAGCCAGGAGCTGTTGTTAAGGGCATTCCAACTGCACATTCAGCATCACCAATAAATGAGCATATCGCATCAGGTGGCGATGTTTATGTATGGCCTTATGCCAAAGGCACCCAAAGGGGACAATCAATTGAGCCACTTTATAAAACCTTACCGGCAATTATTCAAGAGGATAAATTGTTTTATGAACTATTGGCAATTATAGATACGATAAGGGTTGGCCGTGCAAGAGAACTGAAAATTGCCATTGAGGAACTTGAAAAACGATTAGAATATGCCTAGTACAAATATCAACATGCTGCAAACGGTGGCAAATGGTTTGGGTGAATTGAAAAATGACATGGTATTTGTGGGTGGGGCAGTAGCTGAACTTTATGCCAACGACCCGGCTGCATCCGATATTCGCCCAACATTGGATGTGGATTGTGTGATCGGATTAAGCACCAGACTTGAATTTTACAGATTGGAAGAAAATCTTCGTGCCAGAGGATTTGCAAACGATACTTCTTCAGGAGCTCCAATCTGCCGATGGATTTATAACGATATAAAGGTTGATGTAATGCCAACCAACGAGAATATCCTTGGGTTTAGCAATAAATGGTATGTCGAAGGAATTGAAAACGAAATTCAAAAGATACTACCCGACGGAACTGAAATATTTGTTTTCCCTCCAGAATATTATGTGGCGACAAAATTGGAAGCGCACAAAGGCCGAGGTGGTGAAGATTTAAGGCAAAGTCATGATTTTGAAGACATTATTTATATTCTCGACAATTGCCCGGATTTATTGAAAGATATTGTGATCGCCAACCCAACTGTTAAGGCGTATCTTAAAATCGAATTCAAAAGCTTATTGCAAAATAAAGGTTTAGTAGAAGGTATTGAAAGCGCTTTACCTTATGGCTCAGGCGTTTAGGGCACTGAAATTATTTATGAATTGATCCGGAATATTGCAGAAATTGAATGATTCTTATGTCCAAAACAGGATATCGATACAAGGAATTCCATTCATCGGTTGTCGATGAAGAAGTTTATTCCTGTAAAGACAATCCATACTATGGATAAGGTTGAAAGAGGCTTAACCTCTTTTTTAGTAGCCATTTTCCCGTTCTCTTTAACATTATTATTACATTTGAAAAATCAATCCAATCAACGTTGAAAAACGAAAAACTGACACGGAAAGAAATCATTGATCACCGACTTAAACAAGCCGGGTGGAATGTTACCGACTGTACTCAGGTAATTGAAGAATTTGACATTATTATTGACAAAAATGTGGCAGAGGAAGCTTCAACTCCATATGCTGGTCACCAATTCAGCGACTATGTTTTATTGGGCAAAGACGGCAAGCCATTGGCAGTAGTGGAAGCTAAAAAAACTTCGGTTGATGCAGCCATCGGGCGCGAACAGGCCAAACAATACTGCCACCATATTCATAAATCTACCAATAACGGATTGCCATTTTGTTTTTACACCAACGGGCACGACATCTATTTCTGGGATTTGGATAATTATCCACCGAAAAAAGTTTACGGTTTCCCGTCGCGTGACGATTTGGAGCGATACGCCTACATTCGAAAAGCACGGAAAGCCCTGGCTGGTGAACTCATCAATACCAAAATAGCCGGACGTGATTATCAAATCCGTGCTATTCGTGCAGTGATGGAAGCTATTGAAAAACGCAAACGCATGTTTTTACTCGTCATGGCTACCGGAACTGGAAAAACCAGAACCTGCATTGCCTTGGTTGATGCATTGATGCGGGCTGGTTGGGCTGAGCGGATTTTATTCCTGGTTGATCGGATTGCCCTGCGTGATCAGGCATTGGAAGCATTCAAAGAACATTTACCCAACGAACCGCGCTGGCCCAAACAAGGAGAAAAGGAAATTGTATCGGATCGGCGAATTTACATTTCAACGTATCCGACTATGTTGAATGTGATCCGTGATGAAGAAAATTCGCTTTCGCCTCATTTCTTTGATTTGATTGTAGTGGACGAAAGCCACCGGAGTATTTACAATACCTATCAGGAAGTGCTTACCTACTTCAATACCATTACCTTAGGCTTAACAGCCACTCCAACTGATGTGATCGACCACAACACGTTTCAGTTGTTTGAAACCGAAGATGGAGTTCCAACTTTTGCCTATTCGTATGACGAAGCAGTGAACCATATACCGCCCTACTTGTGCAACTTCCAGGTCATGAAAATCAAGACCAAGTTTCAGGATGAAGGAATCAACAAGCGAACCATTGCACTGGAAGATCAGAAAAATTTGATTCTGGAAGGAAAAGAAATTGAGGAAATCAATTACGAAGGCACTGAACTGGAAAAGACGGTAATTAACCGGGGAACAAATGCTTTGATCGTTCGCGAATTCATGGAAGAATCGATCAAAGACAGCAACGGTGTTTTGCCTGGAAAAACAATCTTTTTTTGCATCACCAAAGCCCATGCACGGCGTATCGAAGAAATTTTCGATTCGCTTTATCCTGAATACAAAGGCGAATTAGCCAAAGTTATCGTGAGCGAAGATCCGCGTGTTTATGGCAAAGGCGGGCTTTTAGATCAATTTAAACATAACGATATGCCTCGTGTGGCTCTGAGTGTGGACATGCTCGATACGGGTATCGACATCCATGAAATCACCAATCTGGTATTTGCCAAGCCGGTATATTCTTACACCAAATTCTGGCAAATGATTGGCCGTGGAACCCGATTGCTCGAATGCGCTAAAATAAAACCCTGGTGTACCCAAAAAGACGAATTCCTGATTCTGGATTGTTGGGATAATTTCGAATATTTCAAGCTAAATCCGAGAGGTAAAGAGCTAAGACCTCAGATTCCTCTACCTATTCGGTTGTTTGGGTTGAGGCTTGAAAAAATTGAAAAGGCAATTGAATTAAACCTTGCTGAAACAGCCGGAAAGGAAACTCAAAAACTGAAAACGCAAATCGACACTTTGCCCAAAACTTCAGTAGTAATTATGGAAGCCCGGAATGAATTGCGAAGTTTAGAGGATGAAAATTTTTGGATCAATCTGACCAGCAACAAACTGGAATTCCTGAAAACATTAGTAAAACCATTGTTCCGGACGGTTGCCGATACCGATTTTAAAGCCATGCGGTTTGAAAAAGATATTGTTGAAGTTTCGCTGGAACGACTAAAGGGAGACAATGCTCCCTATTCGAAACCGTTTTCACCGAACGATGTGATTTCTTCGAAATACGAAACCCTCAAATTAAGCATCATTGAGGAAATCGGGGAACTTCCGTTAAGTGTGAATGTGGTTGCCAAACAGGAATACCTGATCAGGCAGGCGCAAACCAACCATTATTGGGCGACCATTTCAGAAGAAAAATTCGATGACTTAATTGAAAAACTGGCTCCGCTGATGAAATACAGAGAATCGGTTATTCCGCTTGGCCCCGAAAAATTCAATCTGAAAGACCTAATCAGCAAAAAAGAATATGTGGAATTTGGGCCACAGCATGAGGCTTTGAGCATTGCCAAATATCGCGAATTGCTTGAGCAAAAAATCAACGAGCTGGTATTGGCCAATCCGATTTTGCAAAAGCTGAAAGAAGGTCAGGAAATCAGCGAAGCCGAGGCCGAACAGTTGTCGGAGGAATTGCACGATGAACATCCGCACATTACCATCGACTTGCTGCGCCGGGT is a window from the Aquipluma nitroreducens genome containing:
- a CDS encoding type I restriction endonuclease subunit R; translated protein: MKNEKLTRKEIIDHRLKQAGWNVTDCTQVIEEFDIIIDKNVAEEASTPYAGHQFSDYVLLGKDGKPLAVVEAKKTSVDAAIGREQAKQYCHHIHKSTNNGLPFCFYTNGHDIYFWDLDNYPPKKVYGFPSRDDLERYAYIRKARKALAGELINTKIAGRDYQIRAIRAVMEAIEKRKRMFLLVMATGTGKTRTCIALVDALMRAGWAERILFLVDRIALRDQALEAFKEHLPNEPRWPKQGEKEIVSDRRIYISTYPTMLNVIRDEENSLSPHFFDLIVVDESHRSIYNTYQEVLTYFNTITLGLTATPTDVIDHNTFQLFETEDGVPTFAYSYDEAVNHIPPYLCNFQVMKIKTKFQDEGINKRTIALEDQKNLILEGKEIEEINYEGTELEKTVINRGTNALIVREFMEESIKDSNGVLPGKTIFFCITKAHARRIEEIFDSLYPEYKGELAKVIVSEDPRVYGKGGLLDQFKHNDMPRVALSVDMLDTGIDIHEITNLVFAKPVYSYTKFWQMIGRGTRLLECAKIKPWCTQKDEFLILDCWDNFEYFKLNPRGKELRPQIPLPIRLFGLRLEKIEKAIELNLAETAGKETQKLKTQIDTLPKTSVVIMEARNELRSLEDENFWINLTSNKLEFLKTLVKPLFRTVADTDFKAMRFEKDIVEVSLERLKGDNAPYSKPFSPNDVISSKYETLKLSIIEEIGELPLSVNVVAKQEYLIRQAQTNHYWATISEEKFDDLIEKLAPLMKYRESVIPLGPEKFNLKDLISKKEYVEFGPQHEALSIAKYRELLEQKINELVLANPILQKLKEGQEISEAEAEQLSEELHDEHPHITIDLLRRVYNHRKAVFVQFIKHILGIEILQSFPETVSKGFDEFIAAHSYLSSRQLQFLDLLRTFIIEKGELTRKNLIESPFTLLHPEGIRGIFNPNEINEILKLTEKLIAA